In the Malus domestica chromosome 16, GDT2T_hap1 genome, one interval contains:
- the LOC103403398 gene encoding flocculation protein FLO11 has protein sequence MTSMAEIQKKTITPTPSPTTSPTPSVSKSNCFLACFGFSRQTSHRRSRRSKSAPLIRKEANYIREDRENHKIDIEGEHSTGNTSQRSWYLISWSSWRFHTNKSATKTVPIDTSGTTLTTITDKRKRLCKVVKFSSLQTKSKSGNLVSISEDVIAATTDGEPPGTPSREEAEPPPVVSDPQNTVTQNPPQTNTINLGSRNHLESPKDGTCQNRFCRKIHSLRTNTTSAGSGGRKGASSNQSQPGSPAVQEARTPKSRTRTTTAVLSHSVSFPARESQTQQAVPATPSAVTHNFSKHYSSWSWSTTVSNNAGSKNNNRGKAKAKGESSGANRKNLSPLVGMSIIMVTLIIMLVWGRFCAILCTSAWFYFLPRLRSAAAAAATAADGFGSPHHNSVSNVNTPRALDMNSEECKKKVVLEGFLERNHRNIIP, from the exons ATGACTTCCATGGCCGAAATCCAAAAGAAAACCATTACTCCCACTCCTAGTCCTACAACTTCTCCTACTCCGTCCGTATCCAAATCAAATTGTTTTCTCGCTTGCTTCGGATTTTCTAGGCAAACTAGTCACAGACGGAGTAGGAGATCAAAGTCGGCCCCCCTCATCAGAAAGGAAGCCAATTATATCCGAGAGGATCGTGAAAACCATAAGATTGATATCGAGGGTGAACATTCAACTGGTAATACTAGTCAACGCAGCTGGTATTTGATTTCTTGGTCAAGTTGGAGGTTTCACACCAACAAGTCCGCCACCAAAACCGTGCCCATCGACACCTCCGGTACCACTCTAACCACCATCACCGACAAACGGAAACGTCTGTGCAAGGTGGTCAAGTTCTCCAGCTTGCAGACCAAGTCAAAGTCTGGTAACCTCGTCTCTATTTCCGAAGACGTAATTGCGGCCACCACCGATGGGGAGCCGCCAGGGACCCCAAGTAGGGAAGAGGCTGAGCCGCCTCCCGTCGTCTCAGACCCGCAGAACACTGTTACCCAAAACCCTCCACAG ACCAACACGATCAACCTCGGAAGTAGGAACCATTTGGAGTCCCCTAAGGATGGCACGTGTCAAAATCGGTTTTGCCGGAAAATTCATTCACTAAGAACAAATACAACTAGTGCAGGATCAGGTGGAAGAAAAGGGGCATCTAGCAACCAAAGCCAACCCGGTTCACCTGCTGTACAGGAGGCTAGGACGCCCAAGTCTCGTACTCGGACAACAACCGCCGTGTTGTCGCACTCCGTGTCTTTCCCCGCTCGCGAAAGCCAAACTCAACAGGCAGTGCCGGCAACTCCGTCGGCAGTGACACACAATTTTAGTAAACATTATTCGTCGTGGTCGTGGTCGACAACCGTGTCAAACAACGCCGGATCGAAAAATAATAATAGGGggaaggcaaaggcaaagggagaGTCGAGTGGAGCCAATAGGAAGAATTTGTCCCCACTGGTTGGTATGTCTATTATTATGGTGACGTTGATTATTATGCTAGTATGGGGTCGTTTTTGTGCTATCCTTTGTACGTCCGCATGGTTTTACTTCCTCCCACGCTTAAGATCAGCGGCTGCCGCCGCCGCTACTGCTGCCGATGGATTTGGATCCCCTCACCATAATTCCGTTTCCAATGTTAATACTCCGCGGGCCTTGGATATGAATTCCGAGGAATGCAAGAAGAAGGTCGTCTTGGAGGGATTTCTCGAGAGGAATCACCGGAATATTATTCCATGA
- the LOC103403397 gene encoding cytochrome P450 86B1 yields the protein MITTPHPPHPTNNLTSLLSPSFSETFVAEIFVSRQLFFLHHIQILELFLALCVFITIHSLRQKKHHGLPIWPVLGMLPSLSFAVLGLQTNLYEWLSQVLYRQNGTFLFQGPWFSSLFCVITSDPRNLEHLLKTKFSNFPKGPYFRDNVRDLLGDGIFNADDETWQGQRKTASIEFHSAKFRQLTADSLFELVHARLLPVLEDSIKHSAAIDLQDILLRLTFDNVCMIAFGVDPGCLQPGLPKIPFAQAFEDATEATLMRFVTPTCLWKTMRYLNLGAERKLKRSIREVDEFADDVIRTRKKELALLLSATNNSNASNDDDKKNKHIRSDLLTVFMGLKDERGEAFSDKFLRDICVNFILAGRDTSSVAMSWFFWLLHQNPGVEHKILQEVCRIVGGRTSSDRDHDHESKNNGDDDEAVVFKPEEIKKMEYLHAALSEALRLYPSVPLDHKEVVEDDIFPDGTILKKGTKVIYAMYIMGRMEAIWGKDCREYKPERWLRSSDGRFMSESAYKFTAFNGGPRLCLGKDFAYYQMKFVAASIIYCYRVKVVENHPVEPKLALTMYMKHGLKVTLQKRDRAERKKLLNI from the exons ATGATCACCACTCCTCACCCACCTCATCCCACCAATAATCTCACCTCCCTCCTCTCCCCCTCCTTCTCCGAGACTTTCGTGGCCGAAATCTTTGTTTCCCGGCAACTCTTTTTCCTTCACCACATCCAAATCTTGGAGCTCTTTCTGGCTCTATGTGTTTTCATTACCATACACTCGTTGAGGCAGAAGAAGCACCATGGCCTACCCATTTGGCCGGTGCTTGGCATgctaccctctctctcttttgcGGTACTTGGACTCCAAACCAACCTATATGAGTGGCTTTCCCAAGTTCTTTACCGCCAAAACGGCACGTTTCTATTCCAAGGCCCTTGGTTTAGCAGCCTCTTTTGCGTCATCACTTCCGACCCTCGTAACTTGGAGCACCTTCTCAAGACCAAGTTCTCCAATTTCCCCAAAGGCCCTTATTTCCGAGACAACGTTCGAGATCTTCTCGGGGATGGCATATTCAACGCGGACGACGAGACATGGCAGGGACAAAGGAAGACGGCTAGCATCGAGTTCCACTCAGCTAAGTTCCGGCAACTGACGGCCGATTCGTTGTTTGAACTTGTCCACGCTAGGCTTTTGCCCGTCTTGGAGGACTCCATCAAACACTCGGCCGCAATCGACCTCCAAGACATTCTTTTGAGGTTAACTTTTGACAACGTTTGCATGATCGCGTTTGGGGTCGACCCTGGTTGCTTGCAGCCCGGGTTACCCAAAATACCATTTGCTCAGGCCTTTGAGGACGCGACAGAAGCAACACTTATGCGCTTTGTGACCCCAACGTGCTTGTGGAAGACCATGAGGTACTTAAACTTGGGTGCAGAGAGGAAGCTCAAGAGGTCCATAAGAGAAGTGGACGAGTTTGCGGATGACGTCATTCGGACAAGGAAGAAAGAGCTCGCACTACTACTTTCTGCCACCAATAATTCTAATGCTTCTAATGATGATGATAAGAAGAACAAGCATATTAGATCAGACTTGTTAACGGTTTTTATGGGTTTGAAAGACGAGAGGGGGGAGGCGTTTTCGGACAAGTTCCTGAGGGATATATGTGTCAACTTCATACTTGCAGGGCGAGACACGTCATCGGTGGCAATGAGCTGGTTCTTCTGGCTGCTTCATCAGAATCCGGGGGTGGAGCACAAGATTCTTCAAGAAGTATGCCGGATTGTGGGCGGAAGAACATCATCCGATCGCGATCATGATCATGAAAGTAAAAATAATGGCGACGACGACGAAGCAGTAGTATTCAAGCCAGAAGAGATAAAGAAGATGGAGTATCTTCATGCAGCTCTATCAGAGGCTCTAAGGTTGTACCCTTCAGTTCCACTAGATCACAAGGAG GTCGTTGAAGATGACATatttccagatggaacaatatTGAAGAAGGGAACAAAAGTGATATACGCAATGTACATCATGGGGCGAATGGAGGCGATTTGGGGGAAGGACTGCCGGGAGTACAAGCCCGAGAGATGGCTACGATCATCGGACGGCCGCTTCATGAGTGAGTCTGCATACAAATTTACGGCTTTCAACGGTGGTCCTCGCCTGTGCTTGGGCAAAGACTTCGCTTATTACCAAATGAAGTTCGTCGCTGCCTCCATCATCTACTGTTACCGCGTCAAGGTGGTCGAAAACCATCCGGTGGAGCCAAAGCTGGCACTGACGATGTACATGAAGCATGGGTTGAAGGTCACTCTCCAAAAGCGTGACCGTGCTGAGCGTAAAAAATTACtaaatatatag